aaaaaaatatataaaacaatgaaTCTACAAATGTaaaagttcaaaaatgaaaCATACAACAAATGTGatttcaattcaaaaaaatctgaaattatattttgataaatccaatttcaatttaaaaataaataaataaataaaatgaaatcgcTCTTGTAATAACTCGAAATGACCACTTTAAACATTAGCTCATTAAATATaggtgatggtttttttttttttttttttaatttttaaaatttattaaaatatctaaataaaGGTGATGGTtgataaaatatgattataagttaaattatgtttaaattttattttcaggtgtaaaagttatttgataaaatttgcctaatttttcttttaattagcaaatcaatatattatttttatcaatattgAGGGATgagattataaagaaaaaacaaatgataatTAAGATTtagaaaagttatttattttaattttgaattataatattaagttattttaataacatatatattaatttattaaattaattaatcaaatatattttataaaataattaaaaatcaaagccCAAGCATGGAAGCATCAGTGGGATTTCCATTTGGCTTCGGTGTCAACTGCATCATTCCATTTGCCATCCGTGTCAACTTCATCTTTCCATTTGCCATCGGTGGTGTTTCTCCTGCTTCCTTCAAAGGgaagtttttttcttattttgttttggttttttttttttttctaattatttttatattttgtttattttttatttatgtatgtCAAAAAGTCGTTTCTTCACAGGAGTTCCATAGATTCGCATCGGGTGTTTCGTATTtgtcaaatataattagtttcatatttttatatatttttaatgattttattttttattttcttatttattcatataattttattattttaaaattattaatttattaataaataaaatggtaattttttttattattattattaaaaatttatctacttttaagtttaaatatatagatagataaatttttaaaaaaataataaattattgtcttaaaataatgaatttatatgaataaataaaataaaataaaaaataaaatcacaaaaataatataaattaataattttatttattaatttcttttaacctCCTCAGAAAAGACAGAGCTGCATGGCAAATTTCAATTAGATTACTCAAAAGTCATAACGAGACACAgctgaaagaaaaagaagctgATCGTTTTGCTCTGTCCATTGACTCAATTTTCCCTTCCGTCCATCCTTCAATCAACATCCTGTTGGTGCCATGGAGTGACACCTGTAAAAGCAGTGTGGGCATTAAGGAAGTCTTCGTCTCCAAGCCTCTGTATTTCCACCCGCTGACAAGTTTagaggggaaaaagaaaaagatgagagCGTACTGTTCTTGCCCATGGCCCCATGCTGTCTACCAGGGAGGAAAGTTCCTggatctttctttttctcctatgctttttcattttcttataattattattatttttttaaaatacccttttataATATCCCTAATCTATTAGTTAGTAATGTTTTGTGAGTagcatttgaagaaaaaaagtttttaaaaaaaatctaaaatgtttatCTGAATTATCAAGAAAATTTGGAGGGAAAAGTGAAAACGTAGATAGAAAGAAACCATAATGAAAATACAAGAagagaatttattttctttcactttccctCAATTTCTTTCCTATGTACTGGTCTCTACCTTTCTAACTGCAGAAGGTCTCTTAGCACCAGTGGAGGATTTTACAATCATGATAAGCTTTCACACCATGGCAGCATGCAGTTACCAGAATGTGAATACCTCCAACTAGTTATTtggtattaaaaaaagtttattttttctctctctctctttttaaagGGTATttccacaaaaataaaagggaGGAGAAAGTACAGGAGCATAGGAAAGTGCTAGCAGGCTTCTTCTCCAAGAGCACGGCAAGTTTATCGCCGGTGTTTCCAACCCTTTTATTTCCATCGCCTACCGTTCCCTTGAGGACATAATTCTATGCAACAGTGCGAACAAGTAAGAAGGGATGAAAAGCCAGTTCTCTTCCACCTATGAGGATGACTATGAGTCGTTGATGCTGGTATACTGTTGGTGGAGATCAGCCGTGACGTTTGGTGAAGCTGCAAAGTTCAAGGTTGAGCTCCCCAACGTCTCAACCCTCACACCCACACTCAAATTACTTAGGGAGTTGGAGAGGTTGGCCTTAATGGCCAGGGAAGGGCTCAGTGAGCTTAGACAGAAGCTTGTTTCGTATCGCTCTGGTGATTTCTGGGTGCCCACTGGTGGGATGAAGAGGGAAGATATGGATATTCCGCCTGTTATCACAATTCTCTTGGTGGGTTTCTCTGGTTCCGGCAAGAGCTCGCTTGTCAACCTTATGTACAGTGTTTTAGGCCGCTCTGGACTCATCCCCTTTGCAACAACTTCATCTGGTAAGTCAATTGGTTATGGTATACATTATGATGATTTCAAAATCTAAGTggggtttgttttttatttgcaGAGAACTCTGCCAAATGCACCACAAAGTTCATGGAAGAGCACAATGTTTTGAGGTCAATGCAAAGTGGGTTCTGCGTGTATGATTCAAGGGGTTTGGATTATGATTTGATGGGCGAGTCTATTGAAGAAGTGTCTGAGTGGATGACTAACGGAGTCCACCATAACCAGCTCTGCTTGAGAACAGGGGACAATCTGATGTCTGAAGAAGAATTATCAGAGGTTCCGGGATCGTCTTCAAAGTTCACGCCGAGGAAAGTGAACTGTGCCATGGTTGTTGTCAACATTGCAGAGATCTTTAAGTCTTTGAAAAAGGGTGATTGGAAGCCATTAGAGGCCACAAGAGAGCTGTTCCGCTGTCCAGCCTTGA
Above is a genomic segment from Vitis riparia cultivar Riparia Gloire de Montpellier isolate 1030 chromosome 7, EGFV_Vit.rip_1.0, whole genome shotgun sequence containing:
- the LOC117917880 gene encoding uncharacterized protein LOC117917880 gives rise to the protein MKSQFSSTYEDDYESLMLVYCWWRSAVTFGEAAKFKVELPNVSTLTPTLKLLRELERLALMAREGLSELRQKLVSYRSGDFWVPTGGMKREDMDIPPVITILLVGFSGSGKSSLVNLMYSVLGRSGLIPFATTSSENSAKCTTKFMEEHNVLRSMQSGFCVYDSRGLDYDLMGESIEEVSEWMTNGVHHNQLCLRTGDNLMSEEELSEVPGSSSKFTPRKVNCAMVVVNIAEIFKSLKKGDWKPLEATRELFRCPALKKCNENPILIMTHGDLLSTEERIKIRLTLCEFLGISETTGVYDIVCLTEYGFLADESDPVTSYALSEAVYRALLISDRGHIPKRSILDWTLLALALLMCYLAAFFEFLAEFFSKLGQKKKKL